GCTGCATGCGTTCGTCACCATCACCATGCGGGCCAATCAGTTTGTGTCGGGGCTGGCGCTCACGCTGCTGGGGCTGGGTGTGGCGGGGCTGCTCGGCAAGAAGTTCGAGGGCTTTCCGCTGTTCAACCAGCCGCCGCAGTGGCCGTTTACTGCCGGGGCCATCGTGCTGGCGCTGGTGCTGGCCTTTGTCCTCCAGTCCACCCGCCTGGGCCTGACGCTGCGCTCCATCGGTGAAAATCCGGCGGCAGCCGACGTGCTGGGCCTGAACGTCACGCTGTTCCGCTATCTGGCGGTGGCGTTCGGCGGAGCGCTGGCGGGGCTGGCGGGCGCGTACCTGTCGCTGGTCTACCGCCCGTCCTGGACAGATGGCATGACGGCGGGCCTCGGCTGGATCGCGGTGGCGCTCGTCATCTTCGTGGGCTGGAGTCCGGTGCGGGCCATCTTCGGGGCTATCTTCTTCGGACTGCTGTATTACCTCCAGTTTCGACTTCAGGGGCAGAGTCCGATTCCCACCGAGTTTTTCTCGGCCATGCCCTACCTGCTCGTCATCGTGGTGCTGGCGATTGCCGGACTGCGCGGGCAGCAGGGATCGGCCCCGGAATCGCTGGGACTACCTTACACGCGGGGGGAACGCTAAACGGCCACACAGTCGCAAAAACGATCTATAGGCACAGACGATAA
This sequence is a window from Deinococcus ruber. Protein-coding genes within it:
- a CDS encoding ABC transporter permease, which produces MHELLDALFRALAFGTPLLLASLGAIVNERAGVVNLGVEGMMALGALSGFAVAYGGGMGGNLWLAILAAMAAGAAAALLHAFVTITMRANQFVSGLALTLLGLGVAGLLGKKFEGFPLFNQPPQWPFTAGAIVLALVLAFVLQSTRLGLTLRSIGENPAAADVLGLNVTLFRYLAVAFGGALAGLAGAYLSLVYRPSWTDGMTAGLGWIAVALVIFVGWSPVRAIFGAIFFGLLYYLQFRLQGQSPIPTEFFSAMPYLLVIVVLAIAGLRGQQGSAPESLGLPYTRGER